The following proteins are encoded in a genomic region of Zea mays cultivar B73 chromosome 9, Zm-B73-REFERENCE-NAM-5.0, whole genome shotgun sequence:
- the LOC103638861 gene encoding AP2-like ethylene-responsive transcription factor AIL5: protein MDMDMSSAYPHHWLSFSLSNNYHHGLLEAFSNSSGTPLGDEQGAVEESPRTVEDFLGGVGGAGAPPQPAAAADQDHQLVCGELGSITARFLRHYPAAPAGTTVENPGAVTVAAMSSTDVAGAESDQARRPAETFGQRTSIYRGVTRHRWTGRYEAHLWDNSCRREGQSRKGRQVYLGGYDKEEKAARAYDLAALKYWGPTTTTNFPVSNYEKELEEMKSMTRQEFIASLRRKSSGFSRGASIYRGVTRHHQHGRWQARIGRVAGNKDLYLGTFSTQEEAAEAYDIAAIKFRGLNAVTNFDMSRYDVESILSSDLPVGGGASGRAPAKFPLDSLQPGSAAAMMLAGAAAASQATMPPSEKDYWSLLALHYQQQQEQERQFPASAYEAYGSGGVNVDFTMGTSSGNNNNNTGSGVMWGATTGAVVVGQQDSSGKQGNGYASNIPYAAAAMVSGSAGYEGSTGDNGTWVTTTTSSNTGTAPHYYNYLFGME from the exons ATGGACATGGACATGAGCTCAGCTTATCCCCACCATTGGctctccttctccctctccaACAACTACCACCATGGCCTACTCGAAGCCTTCTCTAACTCCTCCGGTACTCCTCTTG GAGACGAGCAGGGCGCAGTGGAGGAGTCCCCGAGGACGGTGGAGGACTTCCTCGGCGGCGTCGGTGGCGCCGGCGCCCCGCCGCAGCCGGCGGCGGCTGCAGATCAGGATCACCAGCTTGTGTGCGGCGAGCTGGGCAGCATCACAGCCAGGTTCTTGCGCCACTACCCGGCGGCGCCAGCTGGGACGACGGTGGAGAACCCCGGCGCGGTGACCGTGGCGGCCATGTCGTCGACGGACgtggccggggcggagtccgaccaGGCGAGGCGGCCCGCCGAGACGTTCGGCCAGCGCACATCCATCTACCGTGGCGTCACCAG GCACCGGTGGACGGGGAGATATGAGGCGCACCTGTGGGACAACAGCTGCCGCCGGGAGGGCCAAAGCCGCAAAGGACGGCAAG TCTACCTAG GAGGCTATGACAAGGAGGAGAAGGCGGCTAGAGCTTACGACCTCGCCGCGCTCAAGTACTGGGGGCCTACAACCACGACCAACTTCCCG GTGTCCAACTACGAGAAGGAGCTGGAGGAGATGAAGTCCATGACGCGGCAGGAGTTCATCGCGTCGTTGCGCAG GAAGAGCAGCGGCTTCTCACGAGGCGCCTCCATCTACAGAGGAGTCACAAG GCATCATCAGCACGGCCGGTGGCAGGCGAGGATCGGCAGGGTGGCCGGAAACAAGGACCTGTACTTGGGCACTTTCA GTACTCAGGAAGAGGCGGCGGAGGCGTACGACATCGCTGCGATCAAGTTCCGCGGGCTCAACGCCGTCACCAACTTTGACATGAGCCGCTACGACGTGGAGAGCATCCTCAGCAGCGACCTCCCCGTCGGGGGCGGAGCTAGCGGTCGCGCCCCCGCCAAGTTCCCGTTGGACTCGCTGCAGCCGGGGAGCGCTGCCGCCATGATGCTCGCCGGGGCTGCTGCCGCTTCGCAGGCCACCATGCCGCCGTCCGAGAAGGACTACTGGTCTCTGCTCGCCCTGCACTAccagcagcagcaggagcaggagcGGCAGTTCCCGGCTTCTGCTTACGAGGCTTACGGCTCCGGCGGCGTGAACGTGGACTTCACGATGGGCACCAGTAgcggcaacaacaacaacaacaccgGCAGCGGCGTCATGTGGGGCGCCACCACTGGTGCAGTAGTAGTGGGACAGCAAGACAGCAGCGGCAAGCAGGGCAACGGCTATGCCAGCAACATTCCTTATGCTGCTGCTGCTATGGTTTCTGGATCTGCTGGCTACGAGGGCTCCACCGGCGACAATGGAACCTGGGTTACTACGACTACCAGCAGCAACACCGGCACGGCTCCCCACTACTACAACTATCTCTTCGGGATGGAGTAG
- the LOC103638861 gene encoding AP2-like ethylene-responsive transcription factor AIL5 isoform X1 encodes MDMDMSSAYPHHWLSFSLSNNYHHGLLEAFSNSSGTPLVGDEQGAVEESPRTVEDFLGGVGGAGAPPQPAAAADQDHQLVCGELGSITARFLRHYPAAPAGTTVENPGAVTVAAMSSTDVAGAESDQARRPAETFGQRTSIYRGVTRHRWTGRYEAHLWDNSCRREGQSRKGRQVYLGGYDKEEKAARAYDLAALKYWGPTTTTNFPVSNYEKELEEMKSMTRQEFIASLRRKSSGFSRGASIYRGVTRHHQHGRWQARIGRVAGNKDLYLGTFSTQEEAAEAYDIAAIKFRGLNAVTNFDMSRYDVESILSSDLPVGGGASGRAPAKFPLDSLQPGSAAAMMLAGAAAASQATMPPSEKDYWSLLALHYQQQQEQERQFPASAYEAYGSGGVNVDFTMGTSSGNNNNNTGSGVMWGATTGAVVVGQQDSSGKQGNGYASNIPYAAAAMVSGSAGYEGSTGDNGTWVTTTTSSNTGTAPHYYNYLFGME; translated from the exons ATGGACATGGACATGAGCTCAGCTTATCCCCACCATTGGctctccttctccctctccaACAACTACCACCATGGCCTACTCGAAGCCTTCTCTAACTCCTCCGGTACTCCTCTTG TAGGAGACGAGCAGGGCGCAGTGGAGGAGTCCCCGAGGACGGTGGAGGACTTCCTCGGCGGCGTCGGTGGCGCCGGCGCCCCGCCGCAGCCGGCGGCGGCTGCAGATCAGGATCACCAGCTTGTGTGCGGCGAGCTGGGCAGCATCACAGCCAGGTTCTTGCGCCACTACCCGGCGGCGCCAGCTGGGACGACGGTGGAGAACCCCGGCGCGGTGACCGTGGCGGCCATGTCGTCGACGGACgtggccggggcggagtccgaccaGGCGAGGCGGCCCGCCGAGACGTTCGGCCAGCGCACATCCATCTACCGTGGCGTCACCAG GCACCGGTGGACGGGGAGATATGAGGCGCACCTGTGGGACAACAGCTGCCGCCGGGAGGGCCAAAGCCGCAAAGGACGGCAAG TCTACCTAG GAGGCTATGACAAGGAGGAGAAGGCGGCTAGAGCTTACGACCTCGCCGCGCTCAAGTACTGGGGGCCTACAACCACGACCAACTTCCCG GTGTCCAACTACGAGAAGGAGCTGGAGGAGATGAAGTCCATGACGCGGCAGGAGTTCATCGCGTCGTTGCGCAG GAAGAGCAGCGGCTTCTCACGAGGCGCCTCCATCTACAGAGGAGTCACAAG GCATCATCAGCACGGCCGGTGGCAGGCGAGGATCGGCAGGGTGGCCGGAAACAAGGACCTGTACTTGGGCACTTTCA GTACTCAGGAAGAGGCGGCGGAGGCGTACGACATCGCTGCGATCAAGTTCCGCGGGCTCAACGCCGTCACCAACTTTGACATGAGCCGCTACGACGTGGAGAGCATCCTCAGCAGCGACCTCCCCGTCGGGGGCGGAGCTAGCGGTCGCGCCCCCGCCAAGTTCCCGTTGGACTCGCTGCAGCCGGGGAGCGCTGCCGCCATGATGCTCGCCGGGGCTGCTGCCGCTTCGCAGGCCACCATGCCGCCGTCCGAGAAGGACTACTGGTCTCTGCTCGCCCTGCACTAccagcagcagcaggagcaggagcGGCAGTTCCCGGCTTCTGCTTACGAGGCTTACGGCTCCGGCGGCGTGAACGTGGACTTCACGATGGGCACCAGTAgcggcaacaacaacaacaacaccgGCAGCGGCGTCATGTGGGGCGCCACCACTGGTGCAGTAGTAGTGGGACAGCAAGACAGCAGCGGCAAGCAGGGCAACGGCTATGCCAGCAACATTCCTTATGCTGCTGCTGCTATGGTTTCTGGATCTGCTGGCTACGAGGGCTCCACCGGCGACAATGGAACCTGGGTTACTACGACTACCAGCAGCAACACCGGCACGGCTCCCCACTACTACAACTATCTCTTCGGGATGGAGTAG